The Egicoccus sp. AB-alg6-2 genome contains a region encoding:
- a CDS encoding APC family permease — protein sequence MARKRGASVRVGSGGTRLEADAVGFPTALATAVGLIIASSVLLTATTGFGVGGWVFAVAILIAYVLMVFQSMSFSEAAGVMPLAGSVYDYIASGLGRFLGVTGTLVAYLVVHLFAGTAETAAAGLFASVTFPFLEGLTPERSWVVGVGLLLVFGVINALGIRIYGAVEVALTGIMWVTLLVFGLLGVLRAATVDTGGFFGESFVGTDLTAVLSMVGLAMFLFVGVEFVTPLASELRDPGRSIPRAMFIGLTAVAASMVLYGVGVLRQVENVELDGGVLLFETPLPIPAFAEQVLGTFGRWWLAIAVLFAAAATINTLLAGIPRILYGMAKDNAFPPVFAWLHPRYKAPWAGIALAVVIPAVHAIVIQGDIDSIIVLILAAVCAWLFAYVLVNISMIRLRARRPDLPRPFKTPWFPVPQILATIGMLITIWYIAPPGIARSDVYVRFFGMLAVCALFALWQTIVKTKKPLFEPVEPEDFVREEVGTA from the coding sequence TTCGGCGTCGGCGGGTGGGTGTTCGCCGTGGCCATCCTCATCGCCTACGTGCTCATGGTGTTCCAGTCCATGAGCTTCTCCGAGGCCGCCGGGGTCATGCCACTCGCCGGCTCGGTGTACGACTACATCGCGTCCGGTCTCGGCCGCTTCCTCGGTGTCACCGGCACGCTGGTGGCCTACCTCGTCGTCCACCTCTTCGCCGGCACCGCCGAGACCGCTGCAGCCGGCCTGTTCGCCAGCGTCACCTTTCCCTTCCTGGAGGGTCTGACGCCCGAACGCTCATGGGTCGTCGGCGTCGGCCTGCTGCTGGTCTTCGGCGTCATCAACGCGCTCGGCATCCGCATCTACGGCGCCGTCGAGGTGGCCCTCACCGGCATCATGTGGGTCACGCTGCTCGTGTTCGGTCTGCTCGGCGTCCTGCGGGCGGCGACCGTCGACACGGGCGGCTTCTTCGGCGAGTCGTTCGTCGGCACCGACCTGACCGCCGTGCTGTCCATGGTCGGGCTGGCCATGTTCCTGTTCGTCGGGGTCGAATTCGTCACGCCGCTCGCATCCGAACTCCGCGACCCGGGCCGCTCCATCCCGCGGGCGATGTTCATCGGCCTGACCGCCGTGGCGGCGTCGATGGTGCTGTACGGCGTCGGCGTGTTGCGACAGGTCGAGAACGTCGAACTCGACGGTGGGGTCCTGCTGTTCGAGACCCCGCTGCCCATCCCCGCCTTCGCCGAACAGGTGCTCGGCACCTTCGGGCGTTGGTGGCTCGCGATCGCGGTCCTGTTCGCTGCCGCCGCCACCATCAACACCCTGCTGGCCGGCATCCCGCGCATCCTGTACGGCATGGCCAAGGACAACGCGTTTCCGCCGGTCTTCGCGTGGCTGCACCCGCGCTACAAGGCGCCGTGGGCCGGTATCGCACTGGCCGTGGTGATCCCCGCGGTCCACGCCATCGTGATCCAGGGCGACATCGACTCGATCATCGTGCTCATCCTCGCCGCCGTGTGCGCCTGGCTGTTCGCCTACGTGCTCGTCAACATCTCCATGATCCGTCTGCGTGCGCGCCGGCCCGACCTGCCGCGTCCGTTCAAGACGCCATGGTTCCCGGTGCCGCAGATCCTGGCGACCATCGGCATGTTGATCACGATCTGGTACATCGCTCCGCCCGGCATCGCGCGCAGCGACGTCTACGTGCGCTTCTTCGGGATGCTCGCGGTCTGCGCCCTGTTCGCGCTGTGGCAGACGATCGTGAAGACCAAGAAGCCGCTCTTCGAGCCCGTGGAGCCCGAGGACTTCGTGCGTGAGGAAGTCGGTACCGCGTGA